From Microcoleus sp. bin38.metabat.b11b12b14.051:
TGATCCTACGGCGAGGGGGATTCCTACCACAGTCAGCCCCAGCAGTAAGTTGATAATCAAGTCTCCTGGCGCGGGGCCGCCTTCATAATATACTTCCTCACGAATTCCCATTTAATACCTCGGCTTCTACCAACAACTGCTCTAATTCTTGCAGAATTTCTGCATAATTGCACTCTTGTGCGATCGGACGCACGACAATTACTAAATCCCACCCGAATTTTAATCTGGGCAATAGCTGTCGCAAAGCAGCACGAATCTGGCGCTTGATCCGGTTGCGGACTACAGCGCGCTTGCTCACCTTGAGACTGATAGAAATGCCTGTGCGAGTTGGCTGCAAGGATTTCTCGGCCGAGGGCTTGCTTGATTCGACGCTTTTGGGTTTGCGTAGAGCTCTCAAGCTGAAATGAGCGGAGTTGCGGCGCATTCCCTTGCGGTAGACGGCGCTGAAGTCTTTTCGGTGCTTGAGTCGGTTTGTAGGAGGCAACATGGCGTTGGGCGATCGCGATCATCGGCTTCTCAACCAATAGTGCAGTGCTAGACTGCGAGGCGGTGGCGACCTTTGCTGCGGCGGGCTTTGATTACCAATCGACCGGTTGCGGTGCGCATTCTGGCGCGAAAACCGGATGTTCTTTTTCTTTTGCGGCTGGTTCCGTGCAGGGTTTGCTGTGTCATTTCGATTTCTCCCGGCTTGTTACTTTACTTTTGATTAATATTCACAATCTTCTAGTGTACCATAGAGTTGTTTTATTGGCAATCTTTTTGAAAATAGTGATATAATGAGGTTTTAATATTGTTGTTTTTAGGGAAAGATAATCACAACTACTTCCAGTAATGAGCCGACGCTAGCAGATGTTATTCAAAAGCTAGACAAGCTAGACAAGCTGTCGGCTGATGTTGAGAAATTATCGGCTGAGGTTGAAAAATTTAACGACAAGTTCGACAACTACCAGAAAGCTACGCAGTGGGTTGTGCAGCTTGCTTTCAGTCTGATTGCAAGTGCGACTATTACGGTGATTATTACTTCGATTCTCCGCCGATGAGAAGTTTGGGTTGGGCGACGAGATATCGACGCTATTCCAGGTTTATTGGGCTGTGCATAATCTCCAGAAACCGGGTTTCTTCCCAGATACTCGTCACGCCACCAAAATTATCGCAGAAACCCGGTTTATTGGGCTTTGCATAATTAAGGAGAAACCGGGTTTCTTGCCAAATATCTCGTCACCCAACCAAAATTATCGAAGAAACCCGGTTTCTTGGCCTTTACATAATCTCCAGAAACCGGGTTTCTTGCCAAATATCTCGTCACCCAACCAAAATTATCGAAGAAACCCGGTTTCTTGGGCTTTGCATAATTAAGGAGAAACCGGGTTTCTTGCCAAATATCTCGTCACCCAACCAAAATTATCGAAGAAACCCGGTTTCTTGGCCTTTACATAATCTCCAGAAACCGGGTTTCTTGCCAAATATCTCGTCACCCAACCAAAATTATCGAAGAAACCCGGTTTCTTGGGCTTTGCATAATTAAGGAGAAACCGGGTTTCTTGCCAAATATCTCGTCACCCAACCAAAATTATCGAAGAAACCCGGTTTCTTGGCCTTTACATAATCTCCAGAAACCGGGTTTCTTGCCAAATATCTCGTCACCCAACCAAAATTATCGAAGAAACCCGGTTTCTTGGGATGTGGATAATCTCCAGAAACCGGGTTTCTTCCCAGATACTCGTCACGCTACCAAAATTATCGCAGAAACCCGGTTTCTTGGGCTGTGGATAATCTCCAGAAACCGGGTTTCTTCCCAGATACTCGTCACCCAACCAAAATTATCGCAGAAACCCGGTTTCTTGGGCTGTGGAATGAATGCTGAGTTTATTTGAGTTCAACGTTTACGGTAGCAGACATCCCAGGTGCAATTCGCGATTCATAACCTTTAATGCTTTCGGCATCAAATACAACTTTCACCGGAATCCGTTGGACTACTTTAGTGAAGTTACCAGTCGCATTGTCTGGAGGCAATAAGGAAAATTGAGCGCCAGAAGCTGGGGAAAAACTATCGAGACGGCCTTCAAATTTGCGGGAGCCAAAAGCATCTAATTTGATTTCAACTTTTTGCCCTGGTTTCATGTTTGCTAGTTGCGTTTCTTTGAAGTTGGCAACTACCCACAAATCGTTGCTGACGATCGCCATTAAGGGAGTTCCAGACTGCACCCGCTGCCCGACTTCAACGGATTTGCGGCCGATTTGTCCGGCGGCGGGAGCGGTGATATTGGCGTAAGAAAGTTGCAATTGAGCATCTTTAACCGCAGCTTCCGATTGGGCGATCGCAGCCTTAGCAGCATCGTACTGCGATCGACTGACTTTAGTTTGCTCGCCCGTAGCTTGAGCCTGTTGCAATCCGCCCTTCGACGCAGCAAGTTTGGCTTCGGCGGTGCTGATTCCTTCTTGGGCTACGGCGACTTTAGCTTGAGCGCTGGCGATGCCGACTTTAGCCTGGGCTACTTGGGCTTCGGCTTGTTTTACTCCTTCCCGAGCTTGGGCGACTGCTGCTTCGGCTGCGGTGACGCCTTCTTTGGCTTGAGCTAACCTGGCTCTAGCTTGGGCAATTCCTTGTTGGGCTGCGGTGGTTTGGCCCATCGCTACTTCGTAGGCTGCTTTCGATGCGTCTAGTTGCTGGCGGGCGATCGCCCCTTCTTGCTGCAAGCTTTGATATCTTTGATAATCGGCTTGGGTTTTCACCAGATTAGCTTGCGCTTGCACTAACTGAGCTTGCGCCGCGGCAATACCCGCTTCAGCTTCCGTCACTTTGGCTTGTGCTTGGGGAATTCCAGCTTCAGCTTGGGCAACTTTGGCGATCGCTGCGGGCACGCCAGCTTCTGCTTGGGCGACTGCGGCTTCTGCCGCGGGTACGCCTTGTTGGGCTTCTCTAATTGCCGCTTGGGCGGTGGAAATGCCAGCGTTGGCTGTGCCGATATCTCCTTGGGCTTGGGCTGTTTTGCCTTGGCTGGTTTGAGAAGCTAGGGCAATATTGGCGGAGGCTGCTTCGGCTTGGCGGCGGGCGTTTTCTAAGGCTGCTTGAGATTGTTGCAGTTTAACTTGGTAGTCGCGGGGGTCGAGTTTAATCAGCAGTTGTCCGGGTTTTACTTGTTGGTTGTCTTCTACCAAGACTTCGCCGACAGTACCGTTGATGCGGCTGCTGACTTGGTGGATGTGTCCGGCTACTGTGGCGTTTTCGGTTTCTTGGTGGATGGAGGCGTATTGCCAGTAGTGGTAGCCGAAGTTGCCCGCGGCGGCGATCGCCCCGATGCCCAGCGCTGCTAAAATTATCGCTTTGGTGGGCTTTTTCTTGGGTGTTGGCGGCACCGGTAGGGGTGCTTGGATTTCTGTTTCTGGGCTGGTTTTGAGTTCGGTAGGGGCGCTGACTTCTGTTTCTGGTGCGGGGATTACTGGCAGGCTTTTGGCTATGGTGTCGTCGTGAGGCTTTTCTAAGATCGCTACTGCTTTGCCGTTGCCGTTGAATTCTGCTGGGTTGATTTCGTTTGTGCCTTTCATCGTATTTGACTCCTGATACTTTAGTAAGATGTCGTTTGTTTAGGGTACGTAGTTTTTATTTAGTAAGACTGCTTGTTTTAAGAGTGCGTAGTATTTTTCGGTTATTAGTAATGTAGTGGAGGTAGATGCTGCTGCGCTTCCGTCGAAAGAGCGATTTTTCGGTTTAGGACAAATTGACGATCGCCCGATCGATCAATTGGGAGAAGAGTTGGCGATCGGCGTCGGAAATTCCAGTCATCGACTTCTCTCTGATATCTGCTACTAGCGGCGGCAGCACGTCTTGCAGTTCCCTACCTGCATCTGTCAGCCAAATTCGCCAAATCCGCCGATCGCGCGTGTCTCTCTCCCGGCGGACTAAGCCTCTTTCTTCCATGCGATCGAGTACGCCTGTCAGTGTCCCGCCTACCTGTTGCAGTTTGTCACCAATGCTGGAAGTTGGCAAACCGTCTTCTTGCCACAAGCAGCACAGCACCAACCAGTGAAACGGTGTCAGCCCAAAGGGTTCGAGTGCTTCTTGCAGCCTGCGAGTCCCTAGCTGTCCCAGCAGTTTGATGCGGTACCCCAGGCTGTAGGGGGCGAGAACGTCGTGCCACTGAGCTAGATTTGTGCGATCGACAGTGGATGTAGTAACCATATGCTTATTACTTAGCGTTCGTACTATCAGTGTAAGATGTTTTTTTTGAGCTGTCAAGGGTATCTAAGGTTTTTTGGGCTCTGCGGGCTCTCCGGCTCGTTCCACAATACCTAAATTTTGCAGTAACACAGGCCCCAGAGCCTGTGCTCAAACAGGTTATTTAGGGATGTGTCGCCTTCAATACTATTGTCGATCGCACCCTCAATCACCCTAGTGCCGGATCTCCGCCCTCGGAAGTGTGTTTACAATTCTTAATTTTTTTTAAACTAGAAAGGGTAAATCTGATTTGCGATGGAATTTATGTTGCTTCCAGCCTCTAAGCGTACCAAGTTAGACGACACAGACGACCTTTTGTTCTATTCCTCTCCCCGGTTTGTGACGCACGTAGACGAGGGATTCATTCAGCAATTAACCGAATTGTATCGGGAACGGCTGAAACCGAATACTCGGATTTTGGATATGATGAGCAGTTGGGTGTCTCATTTGCCGGAGGAAATGGAATTTGCCCATGTCGAAGGACACGGGATGAATGAAGCAGAATTGGCAAAAAATCCCAGACTGAATCATTATTTCGTGCAGAATTTGAACGCAAATCCCAAATTGCCACTGCCAGATGCAGAGTTTGACGCGGTTGTCAACTGCGTTTCGGTACAATATTTGCAGCAGCCGGATGCGATTTTTGCGGAGATTCACCGGATATTGAAGCCGGGGGGCGTAGCCATTATGAGCTTTTCTAACCGGATGTTTTATCAAAAAGCAATTGCTGCTTGGCGCGAAGGCTCGGAGAGCGATCGGGTAGAATTAGTCAAGGGTTACTTTGATTCTGTCAAAGGAGCTAATATACCCGGATTTAGCAAGCCGGAAGTAATTGCTAAACAGTCTAGCTTGCCGAGTTTTATGCAAATGCTGGGGATCGGAGGCGGCGATCCGTTTTACGCGGTAGTTGCTTACCGCCAAAATTAATAATAGGAGGGTGGGGCTTCGTTGGCAAGCAACACGAACTAAAATGTGAATAGGGGAAAATCCTTGCTCTAAAAAATGCCAACCATCTTAATCTTGTAAGGCGATCGCCATCGGGTCGCCTACCTATTATTCTATTCAACCCCAAAAACAATGGAATTTGTAAAACGATTAAAGCAGATAAAAGTGGACAAGTATGTCACAGTTTTTGTGATGTATTTTTTTTTGCTGGCTCTGCTAACAAAATCAGATATTCAATCTGTGGCTGATGCTTCCAGAATAGCTACTGTTAAGTCTTTGGTGGAATATCAAACTTTTACGATCGATAACTCTCAATTTGACAACTCCCCCTTATTTACGATCGACAAGTATTTTTACAACAACCACTTCTATTCGGATAAACCGCCACTGCCAGCACTTATGGGGGCTGCGGTTTATTTTTTGTTAAATAAAATCTGCGGTATTGATTTGTCGAATAATTTGGAATTAACTTATTATTTAGTGACCTTAAGTACGGTGGGAGTCCTATCTTGTATAGGTTTAGTTTATTTTCACAAAATTTTGCTCGAAATATTTGATATAAAGGAAGCGTGGGCTAATATAACAACATTTTTGGCAGGCACAGGAACTCTGATTTTGCCTTATTCACTTACATTTAACAATCACAGTCTGGCTGCCGTATTCCTGATAGCCAGTTTATACTACTTGTTGAAAATTGAATCCGTAGAAATCAGGAATGTTATCCTTTGCGGTATTTTGGTGTCAATGGCAGGGAATGTGGACATCACGTGCTTTTTGTTTATGCCTTTTTTTCTAGTTTTTTATACAAGCAAATCTATCAAGCTGGTATTTGTATTTATTCTATCATTTATTCCTTTATTAGGAATTTACTTATTGTTAAATATATATCTTTCTGGCAGTATAGTCCCCCCCGCAATGAATTCAGCGCTGTGGGAATATCCTGGCTCTCTTTTTAACAAGGAAAATTTGTCTGGACTGGTGACACAGAAGAGTTTTTTAGGGACGATGAAATATGCCTTTACTTTGTTTTTAGGCAGTCGAGGATTGTTCTCGCATACTCCTCTTCTGTGCTTCTCATTTATGGGTGTTATAGCAATTTTGAGACAAAGAATATTGCCGTACAAAATCCCCTACCTTTACGGTCTGGTAGCCTCTCTAGCTTTCATGCTAATGTATACATTTAGGACAGTTGGGTACGGTGGGTATTCCTACGGCGTCAGGTGGTTTGTGGCTCCTATGTTTATATTGTGCTTGCCGTTAAGTCATCTCGCAAACCAAGTTAGAAGCTCGCGATTGCTGAA
This genomic window contains:
- the rpmH gene encoding 50S ribosomal protein L34; its protein translation is MTQQTLHGTSRKRKRTSGFRARMRTATGRLVIKARRSKGRHRLAV
- the rnpA gene encoding ribonuclease P protein component → MLPPTNRLKHRKDFSAVYRKGMRRNSAHFSLRALRKPKSVESSKPSAEKSLQPTRTGISISLKVSKRAVVRNRIKRQIRAALRQLLPRLKFGWDLVIVVRPIAQECNYAEILQELEQLLVEAEVLNGNS
- a CDS encoding class I SAM-dependent methyltransferase; amino-acid sequence: MLLPASKRTKLDDTDDLLFYSSPRFVTHVDEGFIQQLTELYRERLKPNTRILDMMSSWVSHLPEEMEFAHVEGHGMNEAELAKNPRLNHYFVQNLNANPKLPLPDAEFDAVVNCVSVQYLQQPDAIFAEIHRILKPGGVAIMSFSNRMFYQKAIAAWREGSESDRVELVKGYFDSVKGANIPGFSKPEVIAKQSSLPSFMQMLGIGGGDPFYAVVAYRQN
- a CDS encoding MarR family transcriptional regulator, whose amino-acid sequence is MVTTSTVDRTNLAQWHDVLAPYSLGYRIKLLGQLGTRRLQEALEPFGLTPFHWLVLCCLWQEDGLPTSSIGDKLQQVGGTLTGVLDRMEERGLVRRERDTRDRRIWRIWLTDAGRELQDVLPPLVADIREKSMTGISDADRQLFSQLIDRAIVNLS
- a CDS encoding HlyD family secretion protein: MKGTNEINPAEFNGNGKAVAILEKPHDDTIAKSLPVIPAPETEVSAPTELKTSPETEIQAPLPVPPTPKKKPTKAIILAALGIGAIAAAGNFGYHYWQYASIHQETENATVAGHIHQVSSRINGTVGEVLVEDNQQVKPGQLLIKLDPRDYQVKLQQSQAALENARRQAEAASANIALASQTSQGKTAQAQGDIGTANAGISTAQAAIREAQQGVPAAEAAVAQAEAGVPAAIAKVAQAEAGIPQAQAKVTEAEAGIAAAQAQLVQAQANLVKTQADYQRYQSLQQEGAIARQQLDASKAAYEVAMGQTTAAQQGIAQARARLAQAKEGVTAAEAAVAQAREGVKQAEAQVAQAKVGIASAQAKVAVAQEGISTAEAKLAASKGGLQQAQATGEQTKVSRSQYDAAKAAIAQSEAAVKDAQLQLSYANITAPAAGQIGRKSVEVGQRVQSGTPLMAIVSNDLWVVANFKETQLANMKPGQKVEIKLDAFGSRKFEGRLDSFSPASGAQFSLLPPDNATGNFTKVVQRIPVKVVFDAESIKGYESRIAPGMSATVNVELK